One genomic window of Actinoplanes lobatus includes the following:
- the holA gene encoding DNA polymerase III subunit delta — protein sequence MLRVNAVPPPSLLLVQGDEELLAARAVAEAVDAARAADPGADVREFEAGSLVAGEVAEILSPSLFGGRRVLVIQSGQDARKDLTTALLAYAKNPDPDVTLIVTHVGGAKGKAFADGLRAAGATVVPVMKLKKDSERIAFVRNEFRRNGARCDDTAASALLQAVGNDLREIAAACSQLLADTDGKITEAVVARYYKGRAEVTGFAVADAAMVGDLPGALEALRWALHVGVDPVPIADALADGVRTVARVASAGRGNPYQLAGTLGMPAWKIEKAQGRSRGWTPEGLADAMRAAAECNAAVKGGAEDRGYALEQTVFAIAAARRDGGNR from the coding sequence ATGTTGCGCGTGAATGCCGTGCCGCCCCCATCGTTGCTGCTCGTCCAAGGCGATGAGGAGTTGCTCGCCGCCCGTGCCGTCGCTGAGGCCGTCGATGCGGCCCGGGCCGCTGACCCCGGCGCGGACGTTCGGGAGTTCGAGGCCGGGTCGCTGGTCGCCGGTGAGGTCGCCGAGATCCTCAGCCCGTCGCTGTTCGGCGGCCGCCGGGTCCTGGTGATCCAGAGCGGTCAGGACGCGCGCAAGGATCTGACCACCGCCCTGCTCGCCTACGCGAAGAACCCCGACCCCGACGTGACACTGATCGTCACCCATGTGGGCGGGGCCAAGGGCAAGGCGTTCGCTGACGGGCTGCGCGCCGCCGGCGCGACCGTGGTGCCCGTGATGAAGCTGAAGAAGGACTCGGAGCGGATCGCGTTCGTGCGCAACGAGTTCCGCCGCAACGGGGCCCGCTGCGACGACACCGCCGCCTCCGCGCTGCTCCAGGCGGTCGGCAACGACCTGCGCGAGATCGCGGCGGCCTGCTCCCAGCTGCTCGCCGACACGGACGGGAAGATCACCGAGGCGGTGGTGGCCCGCTACTACAAGGGGCGCGCCGAGGTGACCGGGTTCGCGGTGGCCGACGCCGCCATGGTCGGCGACCTTCCCGGAGCGCTGGAGGCGTTGCGCTGGGCGCTGCACGTCGGGGTCGACCCGGTGCCGATCGCCGACGCGCTCGCCGACGGGGTGCGGACCGTGGCACGAGTCGCGTCGGCGGGGCGCGGGAATCCGTACCAGCTGGCCGGCACGCTCGGCATGCCGGCCTGGAAGATCGAGAAGGCCCAGGGGCGCAGCCGCGGCTGGACCCCGGAGGGGCTGGCCGACGCCATGCGGGCGGCCGCCGAGTGCAACGCCGCGGTCAAGGGCGGCGCCGAGGACCGGGGCTACGCCCTGGAACAGACCGTCTTCGCGATCGCGGCGGCCCGCCGGGACGGAGGAAACCGATGA
- the rpsT gene encoding 30S ribosomal protein S20 — MANIKSQIKRNRQNEKARLRNKSVKSSLKTVIRKMHEASDSGNVESATALLRDASRQLDKAASKGVIHKNQAANRKSAIAKKIAALSA, encoded by the coding sequence GTGGCGAACATCAAGTCCCAGATCAAGCGCAACCGGCAGAACGAGAAGGCCCGTCTGCGCAACAAGTCGGTCAAGTCTTCGCTGAAGACCGTGATCCGCAAGATGCACGAGGCGAGCGACTCGGGCAATGTCGAGTCGGCCACCGCTCTTCTGCGTGACGCTTCGCGTCAGCTGGACAAGGCCGCCAGCAAGGGCGTAATTCACAAGAACCAGGCGGCCAACCGCAAGTCGGCCATCGCCAAGAAGATCGCCGCGCTGTCCGCCTGA
- a CDS encoding phosphotransferase, whose translation MRPISLPDVPYDATAVRPEWSDLPRGVRKAIAARLGSPVVAARSAGGGFTRAFAALLTTEAGAGAFVKAARLDDPTAQWYAREQAITAALPEEVIAARPRWTLAEAGWFVLCMEPVDGRIPSLPWSGADLEATLTSWGRAAAALAHPAPELLAVGLPALPDILRAEMSWWSLIEAGHEPMPVTARGTVAPERLRELADLERRLPSTAGGTGMCHGDLRVDNVLVDGSGRAWLCDWTWPCLGAPWFDTVTLLISAYASGLDTDAHIRTWNPPPDGVDGALAALAGYWLVRAADGPTSASPHSRQHQRFSGTQALAWLAERRGWTR comes from the coding sequence ATGCGGCCGATCTCGCTGCCCGACGTACCGTACGACGCCACCGCCGTACGCCCGGAATGGTCTGATCTGCCGCGTGGCGTGCGAAAGGCGATCGCCGCGCGTCTCGGATCGCCGGTCGTCGCCGCGCGCAGCGCCGGCGGCGGCTTCACCCGGGCCTTCGCCGCGCTGCTCACCACCGAGGCCGGCGCCGGCGCCTTCGTCAAGGCCGCCCGGCTCGACGACCCCACCGCCCAGTGGTACGCACGTGAGCAGGCGATCACCGCGGCCCTCCCCGAGGAGGTGATCGCGGCCCGGCCCCGCTGGACCCTGGCCGAGGCCGGATGGTTCGTCCTGTGCATGGAGCCGGTCGACGGCCGGATCCCGTCGCTGCCGTGGTCCGGGGCCGACCTGGAGGCCACGCTGACCTCCTGGGGCCGGGCCGCGGCGGCACTGGCCCACCCCGCCCCCGAACTGCTCGCTGTGGGGCTGCCCGCGCTGCCGGACATCCTGCGCGCGGAGATGTCCTGGTGGTCGCTGATCGAGGCGGGGCACGAGCCGATGCCGGTGACCGCGCGGGGCACCGTCGCCCCGGAGCGGCTGCGCGAACTGGCCGACCTCGAACGCCGGCTGCCCTCGACCGCCGGCGGCACCGGCATGTGCCACGGCGACCTGCGCGTCGACAACGTCCTCGTCGACGGTTCCGGCCGGGCCTGGCTCTGCGACTGGACGTGGCCCTGTCTGGGCGCACCCTGGTTCGACACGGTCACGCTCCTGATCAGCGCGTACGCCAGCGGCCTCGACACCGACGCCCACATCCGCACGTGGAACCCGCCGCCGGACGGGGTGGACGGCGCCCTGGCCGCTCTGGCCGGGTACTGGCTGGTCCGGGCGGCCGACGGACCGACCAGCGCCTCCCCGCACAGCCGTCAGCATCAGCGGTTCAGCGGAACCCAGGCGCTGGCCTGGCTGGCCGAGCGCCGCGGCTGGACTCGCTGA
- a CDS encoding DUF4240 domain-containing protein produces the protein MRTDDFWAVIDRATADRPASPAEVAERAVADLATRDPEEIVAWGRHLDKVMAASGTEDLWAAAYLINGGVDEAGFDAFRGWLIAHGRKAVAAAVQKPDVLANVVVIKEAADTGAVFAAEEVLDIAARAYEQATGGPLPAGERPRTRPEVADLWDFDNEDEMHRRLPRLSALFLEPPD, from the coding sequence ATGAGAACCGACGATTTCTGGGCGGTCATCGACCGCGCCACCGCCGACCGGCCGGCCTCGCCCGCCGAGGTCGCCGAGCGGGCCGTCGCCGACCTGGCCACGCGCGATCCGGAGGAGATCGTCGCCTGGGGCCGTCACCTGGACAAGGTGATGGCCGCGTCCGGCACCGAGGATCTGTGGGCCGCCGCCTACCTGATCAACGGCGGCGTCGACGAGGCCGGGTTCGACGCGTTCCGGGGCTGGCTGATCGCCCACGGGCGCAAGGCCGTCGCGGCGGCGGTGCAGAAACCCGATGTGCTCGCCAACGTCGTCGTGATCAAGGAGGCGGCCGACACCGGCGCCGTCTTCGCGGCCGAGGAGGTGCTCGACATCGCGGCCCGGGCCTACGAGCAGGCCACCGGCGGGCCGCTGCCGGCGGGGGAGCGGCCACGCACCCGCCCGGAGGTCGCCGACCTGTGGGATTTCGACAACGAGGACGAGATGCATCGCCGCCTCCCACGCCTGTCCGCCCTGTTCCTGGAGCCACCGGACTGA
- a CDS encoding transcription elongation factor: MSAESGSVAAVSRNDVYSFTKPNRDEIVLVAGIGVEGDVHAGVHVRHRSRVKADPTQPNLRQVHLIQAELFGEVARRGYDVSSGGLGENVTTHGLDLLGLPRGTILRFGPEPAEGPGSRAGQVAARAAEVDGRAGQVAAQVAEVDGRVGQVAAQVAEVDGRAGQVAAQVAEVDGRAVQVAAPAAAGGGERDGTAVLGAVFAAADAATLDEPTARAAAAVREAARRDGGDDRRPAVILAGLRNPCAQINGFRAGLLKEVLQKDERGNLVRKAGVMGVVLRGGVIRPGDPVAVELPPGPHGPLERV, from the coding sequence ATGAGTGCTGAATCGGGAAGTGTGGCCGCGGTCAGTCGCAACGACGTCTACTCGTTCACGAAGCCGAATCGCGACGAGATCGTGCTGGTGGCCGGGATCGGTGTGGAGGGCGACGTGCACGCGGGCGTGCACGTGCGGCACCGCAGCCGGGTGAAGGCCGACCCCACTCAGCCGAACCTGCGGCAGGTGCACCTGATTCAGGCGGAGCTCTTCGGCGAGGTAGCCCGGAGGGGCTACGACGTGTCCTCCGGCGGTCTGGGCGAGAACGTGACCACCCACGGCCTCGACCTGCTCGGGCTCCCGCGCGGCACGATCCTGCGCTTCGGACCCGAACCGGCTGAGGGGCCGGGCAGCCGCGCCGGGCAGGTGGCGGCGCGGGCCGCAGAGGTGGACGGCCGGGCCGGGCAGGTGGCGGCGCAGGTCGCGGAGGTGGACGGCCGGGTCGGGCAGGTGGCGGCGCAGGTCGCGGAGGTGGACGGCCGGGCCGGGCAGGTGGCGGCGCAGGTCGCGGAAGTGGACGGCCGGGCCGTGCAGGTGGCGGCGCCGGCCGCGGCCGGTGGCGGGGAGCGGGACGGGACGGCGGTGCTGGGGGCCGTGTTCGCGGCGGCCGACGCCGCGACGCTGGACGAACCCACCGCCCGGGCCGCGGCGGCCGTCAGGGAGGCCGCCCGGCGGGACGGCGGTGACGATCGGCGGCCCGCGGTCATCCTGGCCGGGCTGCGGAATCCCTGCGCGCAGATCAACGGGTTCCGGGCCGGCCTGCTCAAGGAGGTGCTCCAGAAGGACGAGCGGGGCAACCTGGTCCGCAAGGCCGGGGTGATGGGGGTTGTGCTGCGGGGTGGGGTGATTCGTCCCGGGGATCCGGTTGCCGTGGAGCTGCCGCCGGGCCCGCACGGACCGCTCGAACGGGTGTGA
- the lepA gene encoding translation elongation factor 4, with amino-acid sequence MTVPGPLDPGVNVIGSTDPSRIRNFCIIAHIDHGKSTLADRMLQITGVVDPRQMRAQYLDRMDIERERGITIKSQAVRMPWVVREGDKQGESAVLNMIDTPGHVDFTYEVSRSLAACEGAVLLVDAAQGIEAQTLANLYLAMENDLHIIPVLNKIDLPAAQPEKYAEELAKLIGCEPSDVLRVSGKTGVGVDHLLDEIVRQFVAPVGDADAPARAMIFDSVYDVYRGVVTYVRVIDGRIGARDKIKMMSTGAVHELLEIGVVSPEMEKATALGVGEVGYLITGVKDVRQSKVGDTVTGNNRPAKDALGGYKEPKPMVYSGLYPIDGSDYPALRDALDKLKLNDAALTYEPETSAALGFGFRVGYLGLLHLEIIGERLEREFGLDLISTAPNVVYQVITEDAKETVVTNPSEFPTGKIAEIHEPVVRATVLVPNEYVGAVMELCQSRRGSLLGMEYLSSERVELRYTLPLAEIIFDFFDQLKSKTKGYASLDYEPSGEQVADLVKVDILLHGEPVDAFSAIVHKDNAYSYGTTIAAKLQKLIPRQQFEVPIQAAIGSRIIARETIRAIRKDVLAKCYGGDISRKRKLLEKQKEGKKRMKMVGRVEVPQEAFIAALSTSDSTDAKGPGKK; translated from the coding sequence ATGACCGTGCCTGGACCGCTCGACCCCGGCGTGAACGTGATCGGATCGACCGATCCGAGCCGTATCCGCAACTTCTGCATCATCGCCCACATCGACCACGGCAAGTCGACGCTGGCCGACCGGATGCTGCAGATCACCGGGGTGGTCGACCCGCGCCAGATGCGCGCGCAGTATCTCGACCGGATGGACATCGAACGCGAGCGCGGCATCACGATCAAGTCGCAGGCCGTGCGCATGCCCTGGGTGGTCCGCGAGGGCGACAAGCAGGGCGAGTCCGCCGTCCTCAACATGATCGACACCCCGGGGCACGTCGACTTCACCTACGAGGTGTCGCGGAGCCTGGCCGCCTGTGAGGGCGCGGTTCTGCTGGTCGACGCGGCGCAGGGGATCGAGGCGCAGACTCTCGCCAACCTGTATCTGGCGATGGAGAACGACCTCCACATCATCCCGGTGCTCAACAAGATCGACCTGCCGGCGGCACAGCCGGAGAAGTACGCCGAGGAGCTGGCCAAGCTGATCGGCTGCGAGCCCTCCGACGTGCTGCGGGTGTCCGGCAAGACCGGCGTCGGTGTCGATCATCTGCTGGATGAGATCGTCCGGCAGTTCGTGGCGCCGGTCGGTGACGCGGACGCCCCGGCCCGCGCGATGATCTTCGACTCGGTCTACGACGTGTATCGCGGCGTGGTCACCTACGTCCGTGTGATCGACGGCCGGATCGGGGCGCGCGACAAGATCAAGATGATGTCCACCGGCGCGGTGCACGAGCTGCTGGAGATCGGTGTCGTCTCGCCCGAGATGGAGAAGGCGACGGCTCTCGGTGTCGGCGAGGTGGGCTACCTGATCACCGGTGTGAAGGACGTCCGCCAGTCGAAGGTCGGCGACACCGTCACCGGCAACAACCGTCCGGCCAAGGACGCGCTCGGCGGCTACAAGGAGCCGAAGCCGATGGTCTACTCGGGTCTCTACCCGATCGACGGCTCGGACTACCCAGCGCTGCGTGACGCGCTCGACAAGCTCAAGCTCAACGACGCCGCGCTCACCTACGAGCCGGAGACCTCGGCGGCGCTCGGCTTCGGCTTCCGCGTCGGCTACCTGGGCCTGCTGCACCTGGAGATCATCGGCGAGCGGCTGGAGCGCGAGTTCGGCCTGGACCTGATCTCCACCGCGCCGAACGTGGTCTACCAGGTGATCACCGAGGACGCGAAGGAGACGGTGGTCACCAACCCGAGCGAGTTCCCGACCGGCAAGATCGCCGAGATCCACGAGCCGGTGGTGCGCGCCACCGTCCTGGTGCCGAACGAGTACGTGGGCGCCGTCATGGAGCTCTGCCAGAGCCGCCGGGGCAGCCTGCTCGGCATGGAGTACCTGTCCTCCGAGCGGGTGGAACTTCGGTACACGCTGCCCCTCGCCGAGATCATCTTCGACTTCTTCGACCAGCTGAAGAGCAAGACCAAGGGGTACGCGTCACTCGACTACGAGCCCTCCGGCGAGCAGGTGGCCGACCTGGTGAAGGTGGACATCCTGCTGCACGGCGAGCCGGTCGACGCGTTCAGTGCCATCGTGCACAAGGACAACGCCTACTCGTACGGCACGACGATCGCCGCCAAGCTCCAGAAGCTCATTCCGCGGCAGCAGTTCGAGGTGCCCATCCAGGCGGCCATCGGCTCCCGGATCATCGCCCGCGAGACGATCCGCGCGATCCGCAAGGACGTGCTCGCGAAGTGCTACGGCGGTGACATCAGCCGGAAGCGGAAGCTGCTGGAGAAGCAGAAAGAGGGCAAGAAGCGGATGAAGATGGTGGGCCGCGTGGAGGTTCCGCAGGAGGCCTTCATCGCCGCGCTCTCCACCTCCGACAGCACTGACGCGAAGGGGCCGGGCAAGAAATAG
- a CDS encoding GlsB/YeaQ/YmgE family stress response membrane protein encodes MELTLTGIIVALIVGLVVGALGRLVVPGRQNIPLWLTLVVGVVAALLGTVIARAAGVADTAGFDWIEFFFQVALAAIGVALVAGVGSRRHLTR; translated from the coding sequence ATGGAACTCACGCTCACCGGCATCATCGTCGCCCTGATCGTCGGCCTCGTGGTCGGCGCGCTCGGCCGGCTCGTGGTACCGGGCCGCCAGAACATCCCGCTCTGGCTGACCCTGGTGGTCGGTGTGGTGGCCGCTCTGCTGGGCACCGTGATCGCCCGTGCCGCGGGTGTCGCCGACACCGCCGGTTTCGACTGGATCGAGTTCTTCTTCCAGGTGGCTCTGGCCGCCATCGGTGTGGCGCTGGTCGCCGGTGTCGGCAGCCGTCGCCACCTGACCCGATGA